Proteins found in one Pseudomonas mosselii genomic segment:
- a CDS encoding lambda exonuclease family protein, with the protein MQIITDVEQGTPEWLALRLGIITCSELDCLLVAGKGEAGFGVAAFTYMDQLIGERITEEAAEIPFKTVATIRGHELEGVARGLYEDRESIKTRSVGIILNHGIGYSPDALVGEQGLTEIKTKLPKFQVSVILNGEVPKEHVAQCQGGLWVSEREWLDFISYWPGMPLFVKRVYRDEVMIRKLTERVKTFYEILDERMNKVLGAAA; encoded by the coding sequence ATGCAGATCATCACTGACGTCGAACAGGGTACGCCGGAATGGCTCGCCCTTCGCCTGGGGATCATCACCTGCTCCGAATTGGACTGCCTGCTGGTCGCCGGCAAGGGTGAAGCGGGCTTCGGAGTGGCCGCATTCACCTACATGGACCAGCTGATCGGCGAGCGGATCACCGAAGAGGCCGCCGAGATTCCATTCAAGACCGTGGCTACGATTCGCGGCCACGAACTGGAGGGCGTCGCCCGAGGCCTGTACGAGGACCGCGAAAGCATCAAAACCCGATCGGTCGGCATCATCCTCAACCACGGCATCGGCTACTCCCCTGACGCGCTGGTAGGCGAGCAGGGGCTTACCGAAATCAAGACCAAGCTCCCCAAGTTCCAGGTCAGCGTCATCCTGAACGGTGAAGTGCCCAAGGAGCACGTCGCTCAGTGCCAGGGCGGCCTGTGGGTATCCGAGCGCGAGTGGCTGGACTTCATCAGCTACTGGCCCGGCATGCCCCTCTTCGTCAAGCGCGTGTACCGCGACGAAGTAATGATCCGCAAACTCACCGAACGGGTGAAAACATTCTACGAAATCCTCGACGAGCGCATGAACAAGGTGCTCGGCGCGGCCGCATAA
- the ssb gene encoding single-stranded DNA-binding protein → MPTLTDIGRIGRDAELRYTPNGDPVCNLAIACDYGRKGQDGKRPTQWVDATLWGKQAESMAQYLVKGQQVHFTIDDAHVEVFTKSDQTQGVKLTGRVIIIKFAGSPPQQSQSGQQAQQPRQQQRAQQRPPAQHQNQQGSNGPDYESFDDDIPFAPLPHLAGT, encoded by the coding sequence ATGCCTACTCTTACCGATATCGGCCGTATTGGCCGCGACGCTGAACTGCGCTACACCCCAAACGGCGATCCCGTCTGCAACTTGGCTATCGCATGCGATTACGGCCGAAAAGGGCAGGACGGCAAGCGACCTACCCAGTGGGTGGATGCCACGCTGTGGGGCAAGCAGGCCGAATCCATGGCCCAGTACCTGGTCAAAGGTCAGCAGGTGCATTTCACCATCGATGACGCGCATGTTGAGGTTTTCACCAAGTCTGACCAGACACAGGGCGTGAAGCTCACCGGCCGGGTGATCATCATCAAGTTCGCCGGCAGCCCGCCGCAGCAATCGCAGAGCGGCCAGCAGGCCCAGCAGCCGCGCCAGCAACAGCGCGCTCAGCAGCGCCCGCCCGCCCAGCATCAGAACCAACAGGGCAGCAACGGCCCGGACTACGAAAGCTTCGACGACGACATCCCATTCGCCCCGCTCCCCCATCTCGCAGGTACGTAG
- a CDS encoding ERF family protein — protein sequence MSQVARVDTQSQSPAIAAESVTILQIIQQVAMSPTADIDKMERLMVMHQNIQALQAKQQFDEALASMQEELPVIGERGGIKDKNGRIQSTYALWEDINEMIKPVLARHGFALSFRTPRNERGIEVEGVLSHRAGHRETTSLLLPADTSGSKNGVQAVASSVSYGKRYTAGALLNFTTTGEDDDGNGAVVTPRVTSVQATQLAMLLERCSDKAKKAFASIHGTPSAVEKAAFDQVLGMLSKSVKQHESAPREAQDADHH from the coding sequence ATGAGCCAAGTAGCCAGGGTCGATACCCAATCCCAGTCGCCGGCCATCGCCGCCGAGTCGGTGACCATCCTGCAGATCATCCAGCAGGTGGCCATGTCCCCAACCGCTGACATCGACAAGATGGAGCGCTTGATGGTGATGCACCAGAACATCCAGGCTCTGCAGGCCAAGCAGCAGTTCGACGAGGCGTTGGCCTCGATGCAGGAAGAGCTGCCCGTCATCGGCGAGCGCGGCGGAATCAAGGACAAGAACGGCCGCATCCAGAGCACCTACGCACTCTGGGAAGACATCAACGAGATGATCAAACCGGTTCTGGCCCGCCACGGCTTCGCCCTCTCCTTCCGCACGCCGCGCAATGAACGCGGCATCGAGGTTGAAGGCGTCCTGAGCCATCGTGCCGGGCATCGCGAGACCACTTCTCTGCTCCTGCCGGCAGACACCAGCGGCAGCAAAAACGGCGTCCAGGCTGTGGCCTCGAGTGTGAGCTATGGCAAACGCTACACCGCCGGCGCCCTGCTCAACTTCACCACCACTGGCGAGGATGACGACGGCAACGGCGCCGTAGTGACGCCGCGGGTCACCTCAGTGCAGGCCACCCAGTTGGCCATGCTGCTGGAGCGCTGCAGCGACAAGGCCAAAAAGGCATTCGCCAGCATCCACGGCACGCCGTCGGCGGTAGAGAAAGCCGCGTTCGACCAAGTGCTGGGCATGCTCAGCAAGTCCGTCAAGCAGCATGAATCGGCACCACGGGAGGCTCAAGATGCAGATCATCACTGA